Proteins from a single region of Butyrivibrio fibrisolvens:
- a CDS encoding ATP-binding cassette domain-containing protein — MIQANGVTLRVGKKALFEDVNIKFTEGNCYGIIGANGAGKSTFLKILSGKIETTNGDISMTPGQRLSFLEQDQFKYDDNQVLNTVIGGNARLLEVMEEKDAIYAKEDFSDEDGIRASELEAEFAEMDGWEAEANAESLLNGLGIETELHTKLMKELNGAQKVKVLLARALFGNPDILLLDEPTNHLDLDAIAWLEEFLINFENTVIVVSHDRYFLNKVCTYIADIDYGKIQLYAGNYDFWYESSQLMIRQMKEANKKKEEQIKELKEFIARFSANASKSKQATSRKRALEKIELDDIRPSSRKYPYIDFRPNREIGNEVLTVEHLSKTVNGVKVLDDVSFVIQHDDKVAFVGGTELAKTTLFQILMGEIEPDEGTYKWGVTTSQAYFPKDNTKEFDNDYTIADWLTQYSEIKDATYVRGYLGRMLFAGEDGVKKVKILSGGEKVRCLLSKMMISGANCLIFDEPTNHLDMESITALNQGMIKFKGVELFACRDHQVVQTTANRIMEILPDGSLIDKRTTYDEYLESDEMARKRTVYQTTEEDEEDD; from the coding sequence ATGATTCAGGCAAACGGAGTAACACTTAGAGTCGGTAAGAAGGCTCTTTTCGAAGACGTTAATATCAAGTTCACAGAAGGCAACTGCTACGGTATCATCGGAGCTAACGGTGCAGGTAAGTCTACTTTCCTTAAGATCCTTTCAGGTAAGATCGAGACTACTAACGGCGACATTTCAATGACACCAGGTCAGCGTCTTTCTTTCCTTGAACAGGACCAGTTCAAATATGATGACAATCAGGTTCTTAATACAGTAATTGGCGGTAACGCTCGTCTCCTTGAAGTTATGGAGGAAAAAGATGCTATCTACGCCAAGGAAGATTTCTCTGACGAAGACGGTATCAGAGCATCAGAGCTTGAGGCAGAATTCGCTGAGATGGACGGATGGGAAGCAGAAGCTAACGCAGAATCACTTCTTAACGGCCTTGGAATCGAGACAGAGCTTCATACAAAGCTTATGAAGGAATTAAATGGTGCCCAGAAGGTTAAGGTTCTTCTTGCAAGAGCTCTTTTCGGTAATCCTGATATCCTTCTTCTCGACGAGCCTACTAACCATCTTGATCTTGACGCTATTGCATGGCTCGAAGAGTTCCTTATTAACTTTGAGAATACAGTCATCGTAGTATCACATGACCGTTACTTCCTTAATAAGGTTTGTACATATATCGCAGATATCGACTACGGCAAGATCCAGCTCTATGCCGGTAACTATGACTTCTGGTACGAGTCATCACAGCTCATGATCCGTCAGATGAAGGAAGCTAACAAGAAGAAAGAAGAGCAGATCAAAGAGCTCAAAGAATTCATTGCTAGATTCTCAGCTAACGCATCAAAGAGTAAGCAGGCTACATCCAGAAAGAGAGCCCTTGAGAAGATCGAGCTTGATGATATCAGACCTTCAAGCCGTAAGTATCCTTACATCGATTTCAGGCCTAATCGTGAGATCGGTAATGAAGTACTTACAGTTGAGCATCTTTCAAAGACAGTAAACGGAGTTAAGGTCCTTGATGATGTTTCATTTGTGATCCAACATGATGACAAGGTTGCATTTGTAGGTGGTACAGAGCTTGCAAAGACAACTCTTTTCCAGATCCTTATGGGTGAGATCGAACCTGATGAAGGTACATATAAGTGGGGTGTAACAACATCTCAGGCTTACTTCCCTAAGGATAATACAAAGGAATTCGACAACGATTATACAATCGCTGACTGGCTCACACAGTATTCTGAGATCAAGGATGCTACTTATGTAAGAGGTTATCTTGGACGTATGCTTTTCGCCGGTGAAGACGGTGTTAAGAAGGTTAAGATCCTTTCCGGTGGTGAGAAGGTTAGATGCCTTCTTTCCAAGATGATGATCTCAGGTGCTAACTGCCTTATCTTTGATGAGCCTACAAACCACCTTGATATGGAATCAATCACAGCTCTCAACCAGGGTATGATCAAGTTCAAGGGTGTTGAGCTCTTTGCCTGCCGTGACCACCAGGTTGTACAGACAACAGCTAACAGAATCATGGAGATCCTTCCTGATGGATCGCTTATCGATAAGCGTACAACTTACGACGAATATCTTGAAAGCGATGAGATGGCTCGTAAGAGAACCGTTTACCAGACAACAGAAGAAGACGAAGAAGACGATTAA
- a CDS encoding TrpB-like pyridoxal phosphate-dependent enzyme, producing MSEEKKIPYKIYLSEDEIPRQWYNVRADMKNKPAPLLNPGTLKPMTFDELRPVFCDELVKQELDDTTPYIDIPEEIMDFYKMYRPSPLVRAYFLEKALGTPAKIYYKFEGNNTSGSHKLNSAIVQAYYAKKQGLKGVTTETGAGQWGTALSMASAYFGIDCKVYMVKVSYEQKPFRREVMRTYGASVTPSPSMETEIGRKINADHPGTTGSLGCAISEAVEVATHTEGYRYVLGSVLNQVLLHQTVIGLEAKAALDKYDITPDVIIGCAGGGSNLGGLISPFMGEKLRGEKDYQIIAVEPASCPSFTRGKYAYDFCDTGMVCPLAKMYTLGSNFIPSANHAGGLRYHGMSPILSQLYDDGLMEARSVEQTSVFEAAQQFARVEGILPAPESSHAIRVAIDEALKCKETGEEKTILFGLTGTGYFDMVAYQKFNDGVMTDYIPTDEELQKSFDALPKVDL from the coding sequence ATGAGCGAAGAAAAAAAGATTCCATACAAAATATATCTTAGTGAAGATGAGATCCCGAGACAGTGGTACAACGTAAGGGCAGATATGAAGAATAAGCCTGCACCACTTCTTAATCCCGGAACACTCAAGCCAATGACTTTTGATGAGCTTCGTCCTGTATTTTGTGATGAGCTTGTAAAACAGGAACTTGACGATACAACACCTTATATCGACATTCCTGAAGAGATCATGGATTTCTACAAGATGTACAGACCATCACCTCTTGTAAGAGCTTATTTCCTTGAGAAGGCTCTTGGAACACCTGCAAAGATCTATTACAAATTTGAAGGTAATAACACAAGCGGCTCACATAAGCTTAACTCAGCTATCGTTCAGGCATATTATGCCAAGAAGCAGGGCCTTAAAGGTGTAACAACAGAAACAGGAGCAGGTCAGTGGGGTACCGCTCTTTCTATGGCATCTGCTTATTTTGGAATCGATTGTAAGGTATACATGGTTAAGGTTTCTTATGAACAGAAGCCTTTCAGACGTGAAGTAATGCGTACTTATGGCGCAAGCGTAACACCTTCTCCATCAATGGAGACTGAGATCGGACGTAAGATCAACGCTGATCACCCAGGAACAACAGGATCTCTTGGATGCGCTATCTCTGAAGCAGTAGAAGTTGCAACTCATACAGAGGGCTACAGATACGTTCTTGGAAGCGTACTTAACCAGGTTCTTCTTCATCAGACAGTTATCGGCCTTGAAGCAAAGGCTGCACTTGATAAATACGACATAACACCTGACGTTATCATCGGATGCGCAGGCGGCGGATCTAACCTTGGCGGACTTATCTCACCATTCATGGGCGAGAAGCTTCGCGGAGAAAAAGACTATCAGATCATCGCAGTAGAGCCTGCAAGCTGCCCAAGCTTTACAAGAGGTAAATATGCATACGACTTCTGCGATACCGGAATGGTATGTCCTCTTGCTAAGATGTACACACTTGGAAGTAACTTCATTCCATCAGCTAACCACGCCGGCGGACTCAGATACCACGGCATGAGCCCGATCCTGTCACAGCTTTATGATGACGGCCTCATGGAAGCAAGAAGCGTTGAACAGACATCAGTATTTGAGGCTGCTCAGCAGTTTGCAAGAGTTGAAGGTATCCTTCCTGCACCTGAATCAAGCCATGCTATCAGAGTGGCCATCGATGAAGCCCTTAAGTGCAAGGAAACAGGAGAGGAAAAGACAATTCTCTTCGGCCTTACAGGAACAGGTTACTTCGACATGGTTGCTTATCAGAAATTCAATGACGGCGTAATGACAGACTACATTCCTACAGACGAAGAGCTCCAGAAGAGCTTTGATGCACTTCCTAAAGTAGACCTTTGA
- a CDS encoding PHP domain-containing protein yields MRPVDLHTHSTASDGTYTPAQLIDYAHEKGLAAIALTDHDTTNGLAEAMEQGARYDDLEVIPGIEFSTDYEGKDIHIVGLYMRYDEPDVQKRLQEFVDSRVMRNKKMCRLLTEHGVPMDFDELQAAFPDSVITRAHYAAYMLEKGYIKSRQEAFDRYIGDHCECFVAREKITPAMAVKMVLDAGGVPILAHPILYGMSDDKLRTLVKELKDTGLVGIEAIYTTYTAADERQIRKIAEDYDLLISGGSDFHGDNKPGIDLAVGYGKLFIPETVLEKIKSATIFWH; encoded by the coding sequence ATGAGACCAGTAGATTTACATACACATTCAACCGCATCAGACGGTACATATACACCCGCGCAGCTTATAGATTATGCGCATGAAAAAGGCCTTGCAGCTATTGCACTGACTGATCATGACACAACTAACGGCCTTGCAGAGGCTATGGAGCAGGGGGCAAGGTACGATGACCTTGAAGTTATCCCTGGAATCGAGTTCAGTACTGATTATGAGGGCAAAGATATTCACATAGTTGGCCTTTACATGCGATATGACGAGCCAGATGTACAAAAGAGGCTTCAAGAATTCGTTGATTCAAGAGTCATGCGTAACAAAAAGATGTGCAGGCTCTTAACTGAGCACGGCGTACCAATGGATTTTGACGAGCTTCAGGCAGCTTTCCCTGATTCAGTGATAACTCGTGCCCACTATGCAGCATACATGCTCGAAAAGGGTTATATAAAGTCCAGACAAGAAGCCTTTGACAGATATATTGGAGATCATTGCGAGTGTTTTGTTGCAAGAGAGAAGATAACTCCCGCTATGGCAGTTAAGATGGTCCTTGATGCAGGCGGTGTTCCCATACTTGCACATCCCATACTCTACGGAATGTCTGATGATAAGTTAAGAACTCTGGTAAAAGAGCTTAAGGATACAGGACTTGTAGGCATTGAAGCTATCTATACCACTTATACAGCGGCTGATGAGCGTCAGATAAGAAAGATTGCAGAAGATTACGACCTTCTTATTAGTGGTGGTTCAGATTTCCACGGAGATAACAAGCCTGGAATCGATCTCGCGGTAGGATATGGCAAACTTTTTATTCCGGAGACTGTTCTTGAAAAGATTAAGAGTGCAACTATATTCTGGCATTGA
- a CDS encoding Cof-type HAD-IIB family hydrolase, whose translation MNKKIFFFDLDGTLLNSEKKITPKTMDALKHFTDAGNYFAISTGRAIDSAMDVQKELGLFFQGTFLIGYNGGQIYDCAKNKIVYRAQIPFELVGRCFEIAERRGVHIHTYNDDHILTKKTGECMDYYRRVIKTPVTVTDDIFKELKFGPSKCIAIELHDHDKMEEFRKEVSELAPDKLSVMYSNPYYLEIFPKEAGKGSAVVRLCEYLNIPIENSLAAGDEQNDISMIRAAGTGIAMFNATDLVKENADVITDTDNDHDGLAPFIEGAI comes from the coding sequence ATGAATAAAAAAATATTTTTCTTCGACCTTGATGGTACATTACTAAATAGTGAAAAAAAGATCACACCCAAAACCATGGATGCTCTGAAACACTTTACTGATGCAGGCAACTATTTTGCCATAAGCACGGGACGCGCAATAGATTCAGCTATGGATGTTCAAAAGGAGCTGGGACTATTTTTCCAGGGGACATTCCTTATAGGCTATAACGGCGGGCAGATCTATGACTGTGCAAAAAATAAGATCGTTTACAGGGCTCAGATTCCTTTTGAGCTTGTAGGGAGATGCTTTGAAATTGCAGAGCGCCGCGGTGTTCACATCCATACTTATAATGATGATCATATTCTGACAAAGAAAACCGGCGAGTGCATGGATTATTACAGGCGCGTTATTAAAACTCCTGTTACCGTCACAGATGATATCTTTAAAGAGCTTAAGTTCGGGCCGTCCAAATGCATAGCTATTGAACTTCATGATCATGACAAGATGGAGGAATTCAGGAAGGAAGTTTCAGAGCTTGCACCGGATAAGCTTTCAGTGATGTATTCAAACCCTTACTATCTTGAGATCTTCCCAAAGGAAGCGGGCAAGGGTTCAGCAGTTGTACGTCTGTGTGAATATCTGAATATACCGATTGAAAACTCTCTTGCAGCAGGCGATGAGCAAAATGACATCAGTATGATAAGGGCTGCAGGTACAGGCATTGCGATGTTTAATGCAACTGACCTGGTAAAAGAAAATGCTGATGTGATCACTGATACTGATAATGATCATGACGGTCTGGCTCCATTTATTGAAGGAGCTATCTAA
- a CDS encoding glyoxalase, with amino-acid sequence MHDFDDDVLDFFIENQKQLFPEDVASSREEAEAFLEDCCAVVVDSVDEVIEYFEEAGVDFDSDSILEASEVFDIGDGRFLIVEG; translated from the coding sequence ATGCATGATTTTGATGATGACGTACTGGATTTTTTTATTGAGAATCAGAAACAGCTTTTCCCTGAAGATGTTGCATCTTCCAGAGAAGAAGCCGAAGCTTTCCTTGAAGACTGCTGTGCAGTTGTCGTAGATTCCGTTGACGAAGTTATTGAATACTTCGAAGAAGCCGGAGTTGACTTCGATTCAGACAGCATTCTGGAGGCATCTGAGGTTTTCGATATTGGAGACGGTCGTTTCCTTATTGTTGAAGGATAA
- a CDS encoding nucleoside triphosphate pyrophosphatase codes for MAPKIILASGSPRRRELMQQAGLTFEVIPARGEEVITSEEPAEVVKQLSFQKAAEIFSKETGINLENEPLETLSVNGNFDKKSSDNFGDFSKEDIESPVVIGADTVVSYKQKILGKPKDKEQARKMISGIQGEEHKVITGVTVLWKQGGKVRSIVFAEETQVFVYDMTDEEIEAYISTDEPYDKAGAYGIQGMFGVYVKGIHGDYNNVVGLPIARLYQTLTYYNLVVH; via the coding sequence ATGGCACCAAAAATTATTTTAGCATCAGGAAGTCCCAGAAGAAGGGAACTCATGCAGCAGGCTGGCCTTACATTTGAGGTTATACCTGCTCGGGGAGAAGAAGTAATAACAAGCGAAGAGCCCGCGGAAGTGGTAAAGCAGCTGTCTTTTCAGAAGGCAGCAGAGATCTTTTCTAAGGAAACTGGTATAAACCTTGAAAATGAACCACTTGAAACGCTTTCTGTAAATGGCAATTTTGACAAAAAATCATCCGATAACTTTGGAGATTTTTCGAAGGAAGATATTGAAAGTCCTGTTGTAATAGGCGCTGATACCGTTGTATCATATAAGCAGAAGATACTTGGTAAGCCCAAAGACAAAGAACAGGCACGCAAAATGATATCCGGTATCCAGGGTGAAGAACACAAGGTAATTACCGGAGTCACTGTATTGTGGAAGCAGGGCGGCAAAGTCCGTTCAATAGTTTTTGCAGAAGAGACGCAGGTTTTTGTATATGATATGACAGACGAAGAGATCGAAGCTTACATCTCTACGGATGAACCTTATGACAAGGCCGGCGCATATGGAATACAAGGTATGTTCGGCGTGTATGTAAAAGGCATACACGGAGATTACAATAATGTAGTCGGACTTCCGATCGCCAGACTTTATCAGACATTAACGTATTACAACCTGGTAGTACATTGA
- a CDS encoding RNA degradosome polyphosphate kinase, with the protein MGKNSFDKKKTDEIDYEDPKYYMNRELSWIQFNKRCLNEARDKNTPLFERLKFLSITASNLDEFFMVRVASLKDMIHADYTKPDIAGLTATQQLDLVSEALHEFVDLQYDTLNRMLSPQLDDNGLHILRSHTEMTDKECDYADRYFREFVYPVLTPMAVDSSRPFPLIRNKSLNIGALIKAKKSETVHSDDSKSSDGKKSCKKAYDFAMVQVPDVLPRILELPSDEKSGHRVILLEQIILRNMDMLFLNYNIECAYTFRVERNADLSIDEDEAEDLLKEIEKQVKQRQWGEAIRLEVDKKIDKRLMDLIVAEMHVTDNEIYRIDGPLDLTFLMKVYKIQGFDDFKEHGYLEPQPVPELRTDENIFASIRKKDILMHHPYQTFDPVVRFISDAAQDPKVLAIKQTLYRVSGNSPIIAALAKAADNGKQVTVLVELKARFDEENNIVWARMLEQAGCHVIYGLVGLKTHCKITLVVRREDDGIRRYVHLATGNYNDSTARQYTDVGMFTCKDSYGEDATAVFNMLSGYSEPLAWNRLSIAPLWLKDRILYMIEREAENARKGEPARIIAKMNSICHKDVIAALYKASAAGVKIDLIVRGICCLRTGIKGVSENITVRSIVGNFLEHSRVFYFENAGKPEYYCSSADWMPRNLERRVEILFPVEDSDLQKKIWHILNVELSDTEKASIMNEHGEYVKIDKRGKESVDSQKKFGQEALSYAQEAVRQVKDTRVFTPERSPKFD; encoded by the coding sequence ATGGGTAAGAATTCTTTTGACAAGAAAAAAACAGACGAGATCGATTACGAAGATCCCAAATACTACATGAACAGGGAATTGTCCTGGATCCAGTTTAATAAGAGATGCCTTAATGAAGCAAGAGACAAGAATACTCCTTTGTTTGAAAGGCTTAAATTCCTGTCCATAACTGCGTCAAACCTTGATGAATTCTTCATGGTTAGAGTTGCATCCCTCAAGGACATGATCCATGCGGACTATACCAAGCCTGATATTGCAGGGCTTACTGCAACCCAGCAGCTTGACCTTGTGTCAGAGGCTCTTCATGAATTTGTAGATCTTCAGTATGACACCCTCAACAGGATGCTCAGTCCTCAGCTTGATGATAACGGACTTCACATTTTGAGAAGCCATACAGAGATGACGGATAAAGAGTGCGACTACGCGGACAGATATTTCCGCGAGTTCGTATATCCTGTTCTGACCCCGATGGCGGTTGATTCCTCAAGGCCGTTCCCTCTTATCAGGAACAAGTCTTTGAATATCGGCGCCTTGATCAAAGCTAAGAAGTCAGAGACGGTACATTCAGATGATAGTAAGAGTTCCGATGGCAAAAAATCCTGCAAGAAAGCCTATGACTTTGCCATGGTTCAGGTTCCTGACGTACTTCCAAGAATCCTTGAGCTTCCTTCTGATGAGAAGTCGGGCCACAGGGTTATCCTTCTTGAGCAGATAATTCTTAGGAACATGGATATGCTTTTCCTAAACTACAACATAGAATGTGCCTATACATTCCGTGTTGAGCGTAATGCCGACCTTTCAATCGACGAGGACGAGGCAGAAGATCTGTTAAAAGAGATCGAGAAGCAGGTCAAGCAGCGCCAGTGGGGCGAAGCAATAAGACTTGAAGTTGATAAAAAAATAGACAAGCGTCTTATGGATCTGATCGTTGCAGAAATGCACGTTACAGATAATGAGATATATAGAATTGATGGACCGCTTGATCTGACTTTCCTTATGAAAGTCTACAAGATACAGGGCTTTGATGATTTTAAGGAGCACGGCTACCTTGAACCACAGCCTGTACCAGAACTTAGGACCGACGAGAATATTTTTGCCTCTATCAGGAAAAAAGATATTCTCATGCATCACCCTTACCAGACCTTCGATCCTGTAGTAAGATTTATTTCTGACGCAGCTCAGGATCCAAAGGTTCTTGCTATCAAGCAGACGCTTTACAGAGTAAGTGGTAACTCGCCTATCATCGCAGCTCTTGCCAAGGCTGCAGATAACGGCAAGCAGGTAACAGTTCTTGTAGAACTTAAAGCACGTTTTGACGAAGAGAACAACATCGTATGGGCAAGGATGCTTGAGCAGGCAGGATGTCATGTTATCTACGGACTTGTAGGTCTTAAGACTCACTGTAAGATCACTCTTGTTGTTAGAAGAGAAGATGATGGTATAAGGCGCTACGTTCACCTTGCAACAGGTAACTATAACGATTCCACAGCCCGCCAGTATACTGACGTTGGTATGTTCACCTGTAAGGATTCCTACGGCGAAGATGCAACGGCTGTATTCAATATGCTCTCAGGTTATAGTGAACCTCTTGCATGGAACAGGCTTTCAATTGCGCCACTTTGGCTCAAAGACCGTATCCTTTACATGATAGAAAGAGAAGCAGAGAATGCCAGAAAAGGCGAGCCTGCAAGGATCATAGCCAAGATGAACTCCATCTGTCACAAGGATGTTATAGCGGCTTTATACAAAGCCAGCGCTGCAGGTGTTAAGATAGACCTTATTGTCAGAGGTATATGCTGTCTTCGTACAGGAATAAAAGGCGTATCCGAGAATATAACAGTAAGATCCATCGTTGGTAACTTCCTTGAGCACAGCCGTGTATTTTACTTTGAAAATGCGGGCAAACCGGAGTATTATTGTTCAAGTGCCGACTGGATGCCAAGAAACCTTGAAAGAAGAGTAGAGATTCTTTTCCCGGTGGAAGATTCTGACCTTCAGAAGAAGATATGGCATATACTTAATGTTGAGCTCAGCGACACAGAAAAAGCCAGCATTATGAACGAGCACGGCGAATATGTTAAGATTGATAAGAGGGGCAAAGAATCTGTAGACTCCCAGAAGAAGTTCGGCCAGGAGGCGCTATCCTATGCACAGGAAGCTGTAAGGCAGGTCAAGGACACAAGGGTCTTCACGCCGGAGCGCAGCCCTAAGTTCGACTAA
- a CDS encoding ATP-binding protein, whose protein sequence is MMVEELICFRNLEDEELLFAMSDLMDKYTKGSFSNINSQDKALLYECMSELVEFAGRGGFYGNLWHDYLAYLLVNSENTYSLACEMKGQVEGTINDLVLHDMEVFRKFFDYDFTELFECFGAQNFEKLFDYKAGNSDSKIYNRRIRDRICRLACDLEKAADEKAMKDCLTLFYKEYGVGKFGLHKAFRVGHSSDSLNTEYSGVTIEPIKNIRHVKLDDLVGYEIAKKKLVDNTEAFLAGRPANNCLLYGDAGTGKSTCIKALANTYFDKGLRIIEVYKHQFKDLNDVIAQIKGRSYRFIIYMDDLSFEDFETEYKYLKAVIEGGLEKKPENVLIYATSNRRHLIKESFKDKKSLSDDGDIHASDTVQEKISLSDRFGVSIYFGKPDPKQFKEIVTTLALRNGIRMPEDELLAQASKWELHHGGLSGRCAQQFIDYLLGQEA, encoded by the coding sequence ATAATGGTAGAAGAACTGATTTGCTTCAGGAATCTGGAAGATGAAGAATTGCTCTTTGCTATGTCAGATCTTATGGACAAGTATACAAAGGGGAGCTTTTCTAATATAAATAGCCAGGATAAAGCACTTTTGTATGAGTGTATGTCGGAGCTTGTGGAATTCGCGGGTAGAGGCGGATTTTATGGGAATCTGTGGCATGATTATCTGGCATATTTGCTTGTTAATAGTGAGAATACGTATTCGCTTGCATGTGAGATGAAGGGGCAGGTTGAGGGGACTATAAATGACCTTGTTCTTCATGATATGGAAGTGTTTAGGAAGTTTTTTGACTATGATTTTACAGAGCTTTTCGAATGTTTTGGGGCACAGAATTTCGAGAAACTTTTTGATTATAAAGCAGGGAATTCGGATAGTAAGATTTATAACAGAAGGATAAGAGATCGCATATGCAGGCTCGCCTGTGACCTTGAAAAGGCAGCAGATGAGAAAGCTATGAAAGACTGCCTTACTCTTTTTTACAAGGAATATGGCGTTGGGAAGTTTGGGCTTCATAAGGCTTTCCGCGTGGGACATAGTAGCGACTCACTAAATACTGAATACAGCGGCGTCACAATTGAGCCGATCAAGAATATAAGACATGTGAAGCTTGACGACCTTGTTGGCTATGAGATCGCTAAGAAGAAGCTTGTGGATAATACGGAGGCTTTTCTTGCGGGGAGGCCGGCTAATAATTGCCTTTTGTATGGCGATGCGGGTACGGGCAAGTCTACATGTATCAAAGCTCTTGCTAATACTTATTTTGACAAGGGGCTTAGGATCATTGAGGTCTATAAGCATCAGTTTAAGGACTTGAATGATGTTATTGCTCAGATCAAGGGCAGGAGCTATCGTTTCATAATCTACATGGATGATCTTTCATTCGAAGATTTTGAGACGGAGTACAAATATCTGAAAGCTGTAATTGAGGGCGGCCTTGAGAAGAAACCTGAGAACGTCCTTATTTATGCTACGTCCAATAGAAGGCATCTCATAAAGGAGAGCTTCAAGGACAAGAAGAGTCTTTCAGATGACGGAGATATCCACGCAAGTGACACGGTTCAGGAGAAGATATCTCTGTCCGATAGATTCGGTGTGTCCATATATTTTGGAAAGCCGGATCCAAAGCAGTTCAAAGAAATTGTTACCACGCTTGCGCTTAGAAATGGTATCAGGATGCCGGAAGATGAGCTTTTGGCTCAGGCGAGTAAGTGGGAGCTTCATCACGGCGGCCTGTCTGGAAGGTGTGCTCAGCAGTTCATTGATTATCTTCTTGGGCAGGAGGCTTGA
- the pheA gene encoding prephenate dehydratase, producing MDLQELRKKLDEIDPKIVELYEQRMDVCSQVADYKIGTGKKVFDPAREKEKIDTVKGLTHNDFNRTGVEELFEQIMAMSRKLQYQKLTEAGASGRLPFISINSIDKKTCRVVFQGAEGAYSQAAMFKYFGEGVHNFHVDTFRDAMIAIEEGAADYAVLPIENSTAGIVSEIYDLLAEYENFIVGEQIIKIEHCLIGLPGAEIKDIKTVYSHAQSLMQSGKFLSDHPAWRQISMKNNAFGVQKIAEDGDKTQAAIASEYAAKYYGMNILKKGINKSETNSTRFIIVTNQKVFLKKANKISIMLEIGNEVGALYHILSHFHYNHVNMTRIESRPIGDRNWEYRFFIDFEGNLADSSVKNALRGLREEAKSLRVLGNY from the coding sequence ATGGATTTACAGGAATTAAGAAAAAAGCTCGATGAAATCGATCCCAAGATCGTAGAGCTTTACGAGCAGAGAATGGATGTTTGTTCACAGGTTGCGGATTACAAGATAGGAACTGGCAAAAAAGTCTTCGACCCTGCCAGGGAAAAAGAGAAGATAGATACCGTAAAGGGCCTTACACACAATGATTTTAACCGCACCGGAGTAGAAGAACTCTTCGAACAGATAATGGCCATGAGCAGAAAGCTCCAGTATCAGAAGCTCACAGAGGCCGGAGCATCAGGAAGGCTCCCCTTTATCTCAATTAATTCCATAGATAAAAAAACCTGCCGCGTAGTATTCCAGGGAGCAGAAGGCGCATATTCACAGGCTGCCATGTTCAAATATTTTGGAGAAGGCGTACATAACTTCCACGTAGATACCTTCAGGGATGCAATGATAGCAATCGAAGAAGGTGCAGCAGATTACGCCGTCCTTCCAATCGAGAACTCCACAGCAGGCATAGTTTCTGAAATCTATGACCTTCTTGCAGAATACGAGAACTTTATAGTAGGAGAGCAGATAATCAAGATAGAGCACTGCCTTATAGGTCTTCCCGGAGCTGAGATCAAGGATATTAAGACCGTTTATTCCCATGCCCAGTCCCTCATGCAGAGTGGTAAGTTCCTTTCAGACCATCCTGCCTGGCGACAGATCAGCATGAAGAATAATGCTTTTGGTGTTCAGAAGATAGCAGAGGACGGAGACAAAACGCAGGCGGCTATTGCAAGTGAATATGCAGCCAAGTACTATGGGATGAATATTCTGAAAAAAGGTATTAATAAGTCTGAGACTAATTCAACCAGATTTATAATTGTTACCAATCAGAAAGTTTTCCTGAAAAAGGCAAATAAGATAAGTATTATGCTCGAAATTGGAAATGAGGTGGGAGCGCTGTATCACATTCTGTCTCACTTCCACTATAATCATGTGAATATGACAAGGATTGAATCCAGGCCTATCGGGGACAGAAACTGGGAATACAGATTCTTCATAGACTTCGAAGGAAACTTGGCAGACAGCTCAGTCAAGAACGCACTTCGAGGGCTGCGCGAAGAGGCGAAGTCGCTGCGAGTTCTTGGAAATTATTAA